From the Nocardiopsis changdeensis genome, one window contains:
- a CDS encoding SDR family NAD(P)-dependent oxidoreductase, which produces MNRYEGRRVLVTGGGSGIGQATVLRMLAEGGSVVAADVSEAGLKDTVDRAGDLAERLTTVFLDVSDEDSVRTGVGIAVEALGGLDALVNAAGILRSSHTERTALADFERVLRVNLVGTFLVIREALPELKRGNGPAVVNFSSTSAAFAHPYMAAYAASKGGIQSMTHALASEFAGAGIRFTAVQPGSISSGMTDGSGASGQSRGPGLPDDADMALFAKLGPALGQGFAGPETVASVVAMLASDDGAFITGTEVRVDGGTHF; this is translated from the coding sequence GTGAACCGTTACGAGGGACGACGGGTCCTGGTCACCGGCGGCGGGTCGGGCATCGGCCAGGCCACCGTGCTGCGCATGCTGGCCGAGGGCGGCAGCGTCGTCGCCGCCGACGTCAGCGAGGCCGGGCTCAAGGACACCGTCGACCGCGCGGGGGACCTGGCCGAGCGGCTGACCACGGTGTTCCTGGACGTCTCCGACGAGGATTCGGTGCGCACCGGCGTCGGCATCGCCGTCGAGGCACTGGGCGGGCTCGACGCGCTCGTCAACGCCGCCGGGATCCTGCGCTCCTCGCACACCGAGCGGACGGCGCTGGCGGACTTCGAGCGGGTCCTGCGCGTCAACCTGGTCGGCACGTTCCTGGTGATCCGCGAGGCGCTGCCCGAGCTGAAGCGGGGGAACGGCCCCGCCGTGGTGAACTTCAGCTCCACCTCGGCGGCGTTCGCCCACCCCTACATGGCGGCGTACGCGGCCAGCAAGGGCGGGATCCAGTCGATGACCCACGCGCTGGCGTCGGAGTTCGCCGGCGCCGGGATCCGCTTCACCGCCGTGCAGCCCGGCTCCATCTCCAGCGGGATGACCGACGGCAGCGGCGCCAGCGGTCAGAGCCGCGGGCCCGGACTGCCCGACGACGCCGACATGGCCCTGTTCGCCAAGCTCGGCCCCGCCCTCGGACAGGGGTTCGCCGGGCCGGAGACGGTGGCGTCGGTGGTGGCGATGCTGGCCTCCGACGACGGCGCGTTCATCACCGGGACCGAGGTCCGCGTCGACGGCGGCACCCACTTCTGA
- a CDS encoding trehalase-like domain-containing protein has protein sequence MTLTQTVNAAPGMPEEPTGVTPDPLSTDARRRVSALARTSRLLVACDYDGALAPLDADGRPDRRPLPEAVRALRELAELPGTVCAVISARPLRDLAALSRLPGEVRLVGAHGTEFDTDLTADPSAHGKAEALEVLRGQVEATAVLYMGGGDGEEPVFLHLSGADAGIRVGDTTEPSVAAHRVADTPAAAQLLSLLAAERRSWVFGERPTPIERMSLLSNRSSVALVGPDARLLWLCHPEPDSPALFAELLGGRSAGVFAIAPAHKGLPLGQRYERDTMTVRTRFSRLEVIDYLATDTAPGRTDLVRVITGTTPAVVEFAPRPDFGRAPVRITPKDDGLVVEGAEFPIALYSPGVSWRIDHDGVDDIAYATVQPTSERPVVLELRCGTDSLAPGDLPEAERRRTGEAEWADWLGGLSLPETERRLVARSALTLRGLCTPTGGVMAAATTSLPEEIGGIRNWDYRYCWLRDGALTVQALVDLGSTAEAEAFLDWVHRVVETLPGPELLKPLYSLRGTDLGPEEVIDSLSGYAGSRPVRVGNLADHQVQLDVFGPVVELIAHLARVRGTLADRDWELVQEMAHAVARRWQEPDHGIWEERDEPRHRVYSKVMCWLTLDRALTLAAAYDRAPDPGWEPLRAQIAAEVVDKGWNADAQAFTTAYDGTDLDAASLHIGLSGLIDPSDERFQATVTAIEAELRSGPTVYRYHRDDGLPGGEGGFHLCTTWLIEAYLATGRRAEAEELFAHLVDCAGPTGLLPEEFDPVTERALGNHPQAYSHLGLIRCARLLDQG, from the coding sequence GTGACGCTCACCCAAACGGTGAACGCGGCCCCGGGCATGCCGGAAGAGCCCACCGGCGTGACCCCCGACCCCTTGTCCACCGATGCGCGCCGACGGGTGTCGGCACTGGCCCGCACCTCCCGGCTGCTGGTGGCCTGCGACTACGACGGAGCCCTGGCCCCGCTGGACGCGGACGGCCGCCCCGACCGCCGCCCGCTGCCCGAAGCAGTGCGCGCCCTGCGCGAGCTGGCCGAGCTCCCCGGCACGGTGTGCGCGGTCATCTCCGCCCGTCCGCTGCGCGACCTGGCCGCCCTGTCCCGGCTGCCCGGCGAGGTGCGCCTGGTCGGCGCCCACGGCACCGAGTTCGACACCGACCTGACCGCCGACCCCTCCGCGCACGGCAAGGCCGAGGCCCTGGAGGTCCTGCGCGGGCAGGTCGAGGCCACCGCGGTGCTGTACATGGGCGGCGGCGACGGCGAGGAGCCCGTCTTCCTGCACCTGTCCGGCGCCGACGCCGGGATCCGGGTCGGCGACACCACCGAACCCTCCGTGGCCGCCCACCGGGTGGCCGACACCCCGGCCGCCGCCCAGCTGCTCTCCCTGCTGGCCGCCGAGCGCCGATCCTGGGTGTTCGGGGAGCGCCCCACCCCGATCGAGCGCATGTCGCTGCTGTCCAACCGGTCCTCGGTCGCCCTCGTGGGCCCGGACGCCCGCCTGCTGTGGCTGTGCCACCCCGAGCCCGACTCCCCGGCCCTGTTCGCCGAACTGCTGGGCGGCCGCTCCGCCGGGGTGTTCGCGATCGCCCCCGCCCACAAGGGCCTGCCCCTGGGCCAGCGGTACGAGCGCGACACCATGACGGTGCGCACGCGCTTCTCGCGGCTGGAGGTCATCGACTACCTGGCCACCGACACCGCCCCGGGCCGCACCGACCTGGTGCGGGTGATCACCGGGACCACCCCGGCCGTGGTGGAGTTCGCCCCGCGCCCCGACTTCGGCCGCGCCCCGGTGCGCATCACCCCCAAGGACGACGGCCTCGTCGTCGAGGGCGCCGAGTTCCCCATCGCCCTGTACTCGCCCGGCGTGTCCTGGCGCATCGACCACGACGGCGTGGACGACATCGCCTACGCCACCGTCCAGCCCACCTCCGAGCGCCCCGTGGTGCTGGAGCTGCGCTGCGGTACCGACTCCCTGGCCCCCGGCGACCTCCCCGAGGCCGAGCGGCGCCGCACCGGCGAGGCCGAGTGGGCCGACTGGCTCGGCGGGCTGTCCCTGCCCGAGACCGAGAGGCGGCTGGTGGCGCGCTCCGCGCTGACCCTGCGCGGGCTGTGCACCCCCACCGGCGGCGTCATGGCCGCGGCCACCACCTCCCTGCCCGAGGAGATCGGCGGCATCCGCAACTGGGACTACCGGTACTGCTGGCTGCGCGACGGGGCCCTGACCGTCCAGGCCCTGGTCGACCTCGGCTCCACCGCCGAGGCCGAGGCGTTCCTGGACTGGGTGCACCGCGTCGTGGAGACCCTCCCCGGCCCCGAGCTGCTCAAGCCCCTGTACTCGCTGCGCGGCACCGACCTGGGCCCCGAGGAGGTCATCGACTCCCTGTCCGGCTACGCCGGGTCCCGCCCCGTCCGGGTCGGCAACCTCGCCGACCACCAGGTACAGCTCGACGTGTTCGGCCCCGTCGTGGAGCTCATCGCCCACCTCGCCCGGGTGCGCGGCACCCTGGCCGACCGCGACTGGGAGCTGGTCCAGGAGATGGCCCACGCCGTCGCCCGGCGCTGGCAGGAGCCCGACCACGGCATCTGGGAGGAGCGCGACGAGCCCCGGCACCGCGTCTACTCCAAGGTCATGTGCTGGCTCACCCTGGACCGCGCGCTCACCCTGGCGGCCGCCTACGACCGCGCCCCCGACCCCGGCTGGGAGCCCCTGCGGGCACAGATCGCCGCCGAGGTCGTGGACAAGGGGTGGAACGCGGACGCGCAGGCGTTCACCACCGCCTACGACGGCACCGACCTGGACGCGGCCTCGCTGCACATCGGGCTGTCCGGGCTCATCGACCCCTCCGACGAGCGGTTCCAGGCCACCGTGACCGCCATCGAGGCCGAGCTGCGCAGCGGCCCCACCGTGTACCGGTACCACCGCGACGACGGCCTGCCCGGCGGCGAGGGCGGCTTCCACCTGTGCACGACCTGGCTGATCGAGGCCTACCTGGCCACGGGGCGCCGCGCTGAGGCCGAGGAGCTGTTCGCTCACCTGGTGGACTGCGCCGGTCCGACCGGCCTGCTGCCGGAGGAGTTCGACCCGGTGACCGAACGCGCGCTGGGCAACCACCCGCAGGCGTACTCCCACCTGGGCCTGATCCGCTGCGCCCGCCTCCTGGACCAGGGCTGA
- a CDS encoding TetR family transcriptional regulator, protein MVTAESGGSRPSLTARRKAATQVEIARAAARLFAERGVDNTTAEDIAAAAGVALRTFYRYFRTKQDAVAPLLSTGAQHWRDALAALEEPAGDGGPAPGLPEAVERSVVDALTPGGPEEERALEWTRALLRAAREDATLRAVWYRVNQESEELLVPLLAAAAGRPDDDLTVRLAAAAVTDAIRLSMETWSAGDAPPGGEDGPAALAARCLHALAGGLPDLLR, encoded by the coding sequence ATGGTCACCGCAGAATCCGGGGGGTCCCGCCCCTCCCTCACCGCCCGCCGCAAGGCCGCGACGCAGGTGGAGATCGCCCGGGCCGCCGCCCGGCTCTTCGCCGAGCGCGGCGTCGACAACACCACCGCCGAGGACATCGCCGCCGCCGCCGGCGTGGCGCTGCGCACGTTCTACCGGTACTTCCGCACCAAGCAGGACGCCGTCGCCCCGCTGCTCAGCACCGGTGCGCAGCACTGGCGGGACGCGCTGGCCGCCCTGGAGGAGCCCGCCGGCGACGGCGGGCCGGCCCCGGGGCTGCCCGAGGCCGTCGAGCGGTCCGTCGTGGACGCCCTGACGCCCGGCGGGCCGGAGGAGGAGCGCGCCCTGGAGTGGACGCGCGCGCTGCTGCGCGCCGCCCGCGAGGACGCCACCCTGCGGGCCGTCTGGTACCGGGTCAACCAGGAGTCGGAGGAGCTCCTGGTACCGCTGCTGGCGGCGGCCGCCGGCCGCCCCGACGACGACCTGACGGTGCGCCTGGCGGCGGCCGCCGTCACCGACGCCATCCGCCTGTCCATGGAGACCTGGTCCGCCGGGGACGCACCGCCCGGCGGAGAGGACGGCCCCGCCGCCCTGGCCGCGCGCTGCCTGCACGCCCTCGCCGGGGGGCTGCCCGACCTCCTGCGCTGA